In one window of Nocardiopsis aegyptia DNA:
- a CDS encoding siderophore-interacting protein: protein MRIEQPSHRTMIRTRVVRTERVSKHFVSVVLGGEELSGFEFLGQDQFVRLFLPRQGQEQLHMPTAADRRWVEQMYAMSDDVRPHVRNYSVRSFDADARELELEFVDHGDGGPASAWAASASPGDEAGILAEGVYYQPTDDTDWQLLVGDESAVPALVSILEQAPDDLRAQVFLEVPSSDDVRPLPSRPGVDVHWLPRTDPHAVPGRLALDTVCATALPKGRPYCFVAGENALPTSLRRTLVREHGVPKPDITFVGYWRHGQAVAD, encoded by the coding sequence GTGCGCATCGAACAGCCCAGCCATCGCACGATGATCCGCACCCGTGTGGTGCGCACCGAGCGCGTCAGCAAGCACTTCGTCTCGGTGGTCCTGGGCGGTGAGGAGCTGAGCGGCTTCGAGTTCCTGGGCCAGGACCAGTTCGTCCGGCTCTTCCTGCCCCGCCAGGGACAGGAGCAGCTGCACATGCCCACCGCCGCCGACCGGCGCTGGGTCGAGCAGATGTACGCCATGTCCGACGACGTGCGCCCCCACGTGCGCAACTACTCCGTCCGCTCCTTCGACGCCGACGCGCGCGAGCTGGAACTGGAGTTCGTGGACCACGGTGACGGCGGCCCCGCCTCCGCCTGGGCCGCGTCCGCCTCCCCCGGTGACGAGGCCGGGATCCTCGCCGAGGGCGTGTACTACCAGCCCACGGACGACACCGACTGGCAGCTGCTGGTCGGCGACGAGAGCGCGGTGCCCGCGCTGGTGTCGATCCTGGAGCAGGCTCCGGACGACCTACGCGCCCAGGTGTTCCTGGAGGTGCCCTCCTCCGACGACGTGCGCCCGCTGCCCTCCAGGCCGGGCGTGGACGTGCACTGGCTGCCCCGCACCGACCCGCACGCCGTGCCCGGGCGGCTGGCCCTGGACACCGTGTGCGCCACCGCCCTGCCCAAGGGGCGGCCGTACTGCTTCGTGGCCGGGGAGAACGCCCTGCCCACGAGCCTGCGCCGCACCCTGGTCCGCGAGCACGGCGTGCCCAAGCCGGACATCACCTTCGTGGGCTACTGGCGCCACGGCCAGGCCGTCGCGGACTAG
- a CDS encoding YbaK/EbsC family protein produces MVEGTELPERSRRVAEALGAAGARGRVRALPASTRTAQAAAEALGCEVGAIANSLVFMADERPLLVMTSGRHRVDTALLAERLSKGTIRRAEPEEVRAATGQAIGGVAPVGHPAPVETVVDASLADYERLWAAAGTPHTVFPTDYAELVAMTGGRAVAVN; encoded by the coding sequence ATGGTGGAGGGCACGGAACTGCCCGAGCGCAGCCGACGGGTGGCCGAGGCACTGGGCGCGGCGGGAGCCCGGGGCCGCGTGCGCGCACTGCCCGCCTCGACCCGCACCGCGCAGGCCGCGGCCGAGGCCCTGGGCTGCGAGGTCGGCGCGATCGCCAACAGTCTCGTGTTCATGGCGGACGAGCGGCCGCTGCTGGTGATGACCAGCGGCCGGCACCGGGTGGACACCGCCCTGCTGGCCGAGCGGCTGAGCAAGGGAACGATCCGGCGGGCCGAGCCCGAGGAGGTCAGGGCCGCGACGGGACAGGCGATCGGCGGCGTGGCACCCGTGGGACACCCCGCGCCGGTCGAGACCGTGGTGGACGCGTCCCTGGCGGACTATGAGCGGCTGTGGGCCGCCGCCGGAACTCCCCACACCGTCTTCCCGACCGACTACGCCGAGCTGGTCGCGATGACCGGCGGCAGGGCCGTCGCCGTCAACTGA
- a CDS encoding FecCD family ABC transporter permease codes for MRPPGTTAPPVTAPAPSPPAPPKGPRGLAPALAAILVPLLAVSVLLAVGLGAAVIPPAETARYLWAALSGGTIGTDEISRYQIVWQIRTPRVLLAATVGAGLSVVGVAVQAMVRNPIADPFVLGISSGASVGAVTVGVFGVLSSLGVYAVSAGAFAGAAVATAVVYGLAHSSAGVTPLRLVLTGVALSFGFQALMSVIVYFTPSNEATSTVLFWTMGGFGAASWGSLPLVAALVLVGAIVVHRSSRSLDVAALGDETAASLGVDTGRLRAVMFLLTAVMTGAMVAVSGVIGFVGLVVPHVVRILVGAAHRRVLVVAPLAGAVFMVWVDLASRVVVAPRELPLGVLTALVGVPVFLTLMRRRGYVFGGR; via the coding sequence GTGCGACCGCCCGGCACCACGGCTCCCCCCGTGACCGCCCCCGCGCCCTCACCGCCCGCGCCCCCGAAGGGTCCGCGCGGCCTCGCCCCGGCCCTGGCCGCGATCCTCGTCCCCCTGCTGGCCGTGTCGGTGCTGCTCGCCGTCGGCCTCGGCGCCGCGGTCATCCCGCCCGCCGAGACCGCCCGCTACCTCTGGGCCGCCCTGTCCGGCGGCACCATCGGAACCGACGAGATCTCGCGCTACCAGATCGTCTGGCAGATCCGCACTCCGCGCGTGCTCCTGGCCGCCACCGTCGGCGCCGGACTCAGCGTCGTCGGCGTCGCCGTGCAGGCCATGGTGCGCAACCCCATCGCCGACCCCTTCGTTCTGGGCATCTCCTCGGGAGCCTCGGTCGGGGCCGTCACCGTGGGCGTGTTCGGCGTCCTGTCCTCCCTGGGCGTGTACGCGGTCTCCGCCGGGGCCTTCGCCGGAGCCGCGGTGGCCACGGCCGTCGTCTACGGGCTCGCCCACTCCAGCGCGGGGGTGACGCCGCTGCGCCTCGTGCTGACCGGGGTGGCACTGTCCTTCGGCTTCCAAGCACTGATGAGCGTCATCGTCTACTTCACCCCCAGCAACGAGGCCACGAGCACGGTGCTGTTCTGGACCATGGGCGGCTTCGGCGCCGCGAGCTGGGGCTCCCTGCCGCTGGTGGCCGCCCTCGTGCTGGTCGGAGCGATCGTGGTGCACCGCTCCAGCCGCTCCCTGGACGTGGCCGCCCTGGGCGACGAGACCGCGGCCAGCCTGGGCGTGGACACCGGCCGCCTGCGCGCGGTCATGTTCCTGCTCACCGCCGTGATGACCGGCGCGATGGTCGCGGTCAGCGGCGTCATCGGCTTCGTGGGCCTGGTCGTGCCGCACGTGGTGCGCATCCTCGTCGGCGCCGCCCACCGCCGCGTCCTGGTGGTGGCCCCATTGGCCGGCGCCGTGTTCATGGTCTGGGTCGACCTGGCCTCACGCGTGGTGGTCGCACCCCGCGAACTCCCGCTCGGCGTGCTCACCGCGCTGGTGGGAGTGCCGGTGTTCCTCACGCTCATGCGCCGCCGCGGCTACGTGTTCGGGGGGCGGTGA
- a CDS encoding alpha/beta fold hydrolase, which translates to MFTLTGRDGLTIHVHEWVPEAPVRGVVQISHGMGEHAARYAPLAAALNAHGYAVYADDHRGHGLSMHDGPGELGDNGWNLLVDDMAALSREVGARHPDLPLVLVAHSLGSFAAQQYLLDHPGLADGVALCGTTAVDLLLSRLVESGAADTMAYFNAAFEPLRTEADWLSRDESQVDAYVADPLCGFGLTDTSTGLLLTAAFERLGDPSGAPDDLPLYILVGDRDPLNQGLEFSDALVDRYRRAGVADLTYRVYEGARHELFNETNREEVFAELIEWIDRVTSDDVPEPGASEPTVPAGKAVAGPEPVQDDPCP; encoded by the coding sequence ATGTTCACACTCACCGGTCGAGACGGCCTGACCATCCACGTCCACGAGTGGGTGCCCGAAGCGCCCGTACGCGGGGTCGTGCAGATCTCCCACGGCATGGGCGAGCACGCGGCCCGCTACGCCCCGCTGGCCGCGGCCCTCAACGCGCACGGCTACGCGGTCTACGCCGACGACCACCGCGGCCACGGGCTCTCGATGCACGACGGTCCGGGCGAACTCGGCGACAACGGGTGGAACCTGCTGGTCGACGACATGGCGGCCCTGTCCCGCGAGGTCGGCGCGCGCCACCCCGACCTGCCGCTGGTGCTGGTCGCGCACAGCCTCGGTTCGTTCGCCGCCCAGCAGTACCTGCTCGACCACCCCGGCCTCGCCGACGGTGTGGCGCTGTGCGGGACCACCGCCGTCGACCTGCTGCTGTCCCGCCTGGTCGAGTCCGGCGCCGCGGACACCATGGCCTACTTCAACGCCGCCTTCGAGCCGCTGCGGACCGAGGCCGACTGGCTGAGCCGGGACGAGAGCCAGGTCGACGCCTACGTCGCCGACCCCCTGTGCGGCTTCGGGCTCACGGACACGAGCACGGGCCTGCTGCTCACGGCCGCCTTCGAGCGGCTCGGCGACCCGTCCGGGGCCCCCGACGACCTGCCGCTGTACATCCTGGTCGGCGACAGGGACCCGCTCAACCAGGGGCTGGAGTTCAGTGACGCGCTGGTCGACCGCTACCGCCGCGCGGGCGTGGCCGACCTGACGTACCGGGTCTACGAGGGCGCGCGGCACGAGCTGTTCAACGAGACCAACCGCGAGGAGGTCTTCGCCGAGCTGATCGAGTGGATCGACCGGGTCACCTCCGACGACGTGCCCGAACCGGGCGCGTCCGAGCCGACCGTGCCCGCCGGAAAAGCCGTTGCCGGGCCGGAGCCGGTGCAGGATGATCCGTGCCCATGA
- a CDS encoding DUF4291 family protein: MPSRYQVRAEHDADTIVVYQAYSPAIAEPALRGAVSCRPSPSTG; the protein is encoded by the coding sequence ATGCCCAGCCGCTACCAGGTCCGTGCCGAGCACGACGCCGACACGATCGTCGTCTACCAGGCGTACTCGCCGGCGATCGCCGAACCCGCCCTGCGGGGGGCCGTTTCGTGCCGCCCTTCTCCCTCCACCGGATGA
- a CDS encoding DUF4291 family protein: MTWIKPSFLWMMYRSNWARRAGQERVLAVRITRRGWERALSLAVPTTAPAEEVARAPVHVQWDPERSLRGAALNHYSIQVGVGRGLIREFAEEWTVELTDVTPRVRRIAELLRAGRASKVPRHLPPERPYPVPRESARRLGVDG; this comes from the coding sequence ATGACGTGGATCAAGCCGTCGTTCCTGTGGATGATGTACCGCAGCAACTGGGCACGCAGGGCCGGACAGGAGCGGGTCCTGGCCGTGCGGATCACCCGCCGGGGTTGGGAGCGGGCACTCTCCCTCGCGGTACCGACCACGGCCCCCGCGGAGGAGGTCGCCCGGGCACCCGTCCACGTCCAGTGGGACCCGGAGCGCTCGCTGCGCGGAGCCGCCCTCAACCACTACAGCATCCAGGTGGGCGTGGGCCGCGGTCTGATCCGGGAGTTCGCCGAGGAGTGGACGGTCGAGCTCACCGACGTCACTCCTCGAGTGCGACGGATCGCCGAACTCCTGCGAGCGGGGCGAGCCTCGAAGGTCCCCCGGCACCTGCCTCCCGAGCGCCCCTACCCGGTGCCGCGTGAGAGCGCCCGGCGGCTGGGTGTCGACGGCTGA
- a CDS encoding SDR family oxidoreductase, with protein sequence MSEHRTSEPAPRSAPGTRPVALVTGVGRSVGIGAGIVRRLAASGWDVAFTYWTPYDERMDWGIEEGAAEATTRALTGLGAASAAIEADLAGPGAPAAVLDAAEERLGPVTALVMCHCESVDSGLLDTGVESFDRHFAVNARAPWLLIREYAKRFRGDHGTGRIIALTSDHTVDNLPYGASKAALDRITLAAARELAHLGVTANAINPGPVDTGWMTGELRQQLTGLTPLGRLGTPQDTAHLVDFLCSARGQWINGQLLKSDGGISAIN encoded by the coding sequence ATGAGCGAGCACCGCACGTCCGAACCCGCACCGCGTTCCGCCCCCGGCACCCGACCCGTCGCCCTGGTGACGGGGGTGGGGCGCAGCGTCGGCATCGGCGCCGGCATCGTCCGGCGGCTCGCGGCGTCCGGCTGGGACGTCGCGTTCACCTACTGGACGCCCTACGACGAGCGCATGGACTGGGGGATCGAGGAGGGCGCCGCCGAGGCCACGACCCGTGCGCTGACCGGACTCGGGGCGGCCTCCGCGGCGATCGAGGCCGACCTGGCCGGCCCCGGCGCCCCGGCGGCGGTCCTCGACGCGGCCGAGGAGCGCCTGGGCCCCGTCACCGCCCTGGTGATGTGCCACTGCGAGTCCGTCGACTCCGGCCTGCTCGACACCGGTGTCGAGAGCTTCGACCGGCACTTCGCCGTCAACGCGCGTGCCCCGTGGCTGCTGATCCGCGAGTACGCCAAGCGGTTCCGCGGCGACCACGGAACCGGCCGGATCATTGCTCTGACCAGCGATCACACCGTTGACAACCTGCCCTACGGTGCGAGCAAGGCCGCGCTGGACCGCATCACGCTGGCCGCCGCCCGTGAGCTGGCCCACCTGGGCGTGACCGCGAACGCGATCAACCCGGGCCCGGTCGACACCGGGTGGATGACCGGAGAGCTCAGGCAGCAGCTCACCGGTCTGACCCCGCTCGGCCGCCTGGGCACCCCGCAGGACACCGCGCACCTCGTGGACTTCCTGTGCTCGGCGCGCGGACAGTGGATCAACGGCCAGCTCCTCAAGAGCGACGGGGGCATCAGCGCGATCAACTGA
- a CDS encoding HEAT repeat domain-containing protein, which produces MPHKSDSPPRPEHRDDAVDDAVRLLRAPGTRWRGVLRLADALDAGAAPDGVRAAAGEALPADLTGPAEALLALARVHERCGTRPDARPWPAWRTADLPVPVQVAWLRAELHTDPAATLLREPPGERLYQAARQADPARTRRPEPLVAALVGSGDPALAAEALRCVRRGLRAGLLTPAVARRHTVRLLRSTAPGVVADALRELAEPWAALGPLPADLLSGLVTGDGLDREVTEAALGTAARHGHGDLVRRAVTDTGLPPAARRRALELLGDLADRDDIDALLDLATADPALFGRAALTCLSGLHRRGHFPPPEAAPTVVALALADDSIPATEAATVLYTCRREALDSLVGAAPDDPSWPRRLDLMVALAEQGTSDLPVGAELTRLLARATAPAPFLDAVRALRHREAEEAVLALLPTAPAAALRALEAVGGERTVLALAEGLGLADGLGAPGTLASAPTATDQAATPATATRHSEAGAVEPGLRDRDEAGGAATRPATSAAGGPGPHVSDGEAAIVEPLRPVRHAALTLLWRLASEPERRRALLARLDPHDLPSGVVADLGAPDPAELAVLAARLDPRDPAASLCTVAAHGDATDPGVLSDLLLRVASDIATAREPDGGPWPSDGCGTGEEPTVPQDVVNALCGLGRRLHARGRIRPVCLLDAADGRAAGRAFTASLALDLLERPDLADGERVVLLELLSRVPFPGTRARVHRSLRHRDPHVRKHAIALVAGDPADGADDAADGARALSASLVALTAAADIQTVRQAVAALGRARARWASGAIAACLDHANMNIRRTAARALVEAGSPGAVPPILRHLGRSDHPGLRAELVRALDAVLGDTRTATVLAAAESATGRARRRLLLSLDGLLPVHTCAALAEQGSPTAGDLLVLVDSGEVGLADGVPGDLAEALSAHGIDPTAGGPVRGGSTDEAAAADADAEALLRRGWDTAVALRLAARPEPPGAERLQRLRPRFPDLLRLADAGPTARVLRLALLTCPAPRSAQEQRLLARHATTLVAGLADLATAPGGSLSAAAEASSEPGGPDAALVDDLVEALEDAAPTLAADEALSVVERLRDLPPAAVDGRRALRSLRFLGAVPVRSDLDRALATAGSGPDPWWAEAAVLREAFGLDEDGEGTGTARSHGTEGDAWLRAFAIAARSPAGLTEFRRTDTNGFGGARVGTGTRATQVGDGTRGTRAGDGFDARGRLAALVEAYPGAEPPVRPLLLDWMCDLQPLGAPPWTIGENARASTAPSRTVHDDDLDQPPSTALRERLLVLLRAPEQDRRDAAAQRLLNWPEPRVRRTVLDAYLRGDLSIPLGIRLSDTLTRALATADPSVWRAEDLRPERLLDVADHVRPQALTPLVPLLLEWWAHGAGGLRPDAACLLRRVPDEVLAPHLRARVESGDHGWLDLLRRRPLLRTAWLTRAVARLRAQGHDDLADDLVLVDGPLRPPGTAARDAAAVLRGLRERRPPATGRDGRGPSRADLFRLARTSDPERVRRALRRLVETRPGPGPDTDPALVDLLTDLLEQPRPKIRLYAHRAARELLDRETHLRLTVLLLDDPRPDVVRTAVRVLCRARWKAAVPDVVGLLAHPHTMVRAAAADGLAELGPMAVPALRYAADHARPDRRGLYAGVLARIDSDHA; this is translated from the coding sequence GTGCCGCACAAATCCGACTCCCCACCCCGCCCCGAGCACCGCGATGACGCGGTCGACGACGCGGTGCGCCTCCTGCGCGCCCCCGGCACCCGGTGGCGGGGCGTGCTCCGGCTCGCCGACGCGCTGGACGCGGGAGCCGCGCCCGACGGAGTGCGGGCCGCGGCGGGCGAGGCGCTTCCCGCCGACCTGACCGGCCCCGCCGAAGCACTGCTGGCGCTGGCCCGCGTCCACGAGCGCTGCGGGACGCGGCCCGACGCCCGTCCCTGGCCGGCGTGGCGCACCGCCGACCTGCCCGTGCCGGTTCAGGTGGCCTGGCTGCGCGCCGAACTGCACACCGACCCGGCCGCGACACTGCTCCGCGAGCCGCCCGGCGAACGCCTCTACCAGGCGGCCCGGCAGGCCGACCCGGCCCGCACGCGCCGACCGGAACCGCTGGTCGCCGCCCTCGTCGGGAGCGGCGATCCGGCCCTGGCGGCCGAGGCGCTGCGCTGTGTCCGCCGGGGTCTGCGCGCCGGCCTCCTCACCCCCGCCGTGGCCCGTCGGCACACCGTCCGGCTGCTGCGCTCCACCGCCCCCGGGGTCGTGGCCGACGCCCTGCGCGAACTCGCCGAACCGTGGGCGGCACTCGGGCCGTTGCCCGCCGACCTGCTGTCCGGCCTGGTCACCGGTGACGGCCTCGATCGCGAGGTGACCGAGGCGGCGCTCGGCACCGCGGCCCGCCACGGCCACGGAGACCTCGTCCGCCGCGCGGTGACCGACACCGGTCTGCCGCCCGCCGCGCGCCGACGCGCCCTCGAACTCCTCGGCGACCTGGCCGACCGCGACGACATCGACGCCCTGCTGGACCTCGCCACCGCGGACCCGGCGCTCTTCGGCCGGGCCGCGCTGACCTGCCTGAGCGGCCTGCACCGGCGCGGGCACTTCCCGCCGCCCGAGGCGGCGCCGACCGTGGTGGCCCTGGCCCTGGCCGACGACTCCATCCCCGCGACGGAGGCGGCCACGGTGCTGTACACGTGTCGCCGGGAGGCGTTGGATTCGCTGGTCGGGGCCGCGCCCGACGATCCCTCGTGGCCGCGCCGCCTCGATCTCATGGTCGCCCTCGCCGAGCAGGGCACGTCGGACCTGCCGGTCGGCGCGGAACTCACCCGGCTTCTGGCGCGGGCGACGGCGCCCGCTCCCTTCCTGGACGCCGTCCGCGCGCTGCGCCACCGGGAGGCGGAGGAGGCGGTCCTCGCGCTCCTGCCGACCGCGCCCGCGGCGGCCCTGCGAGCCCTGGAGGCCGTGGGCGGCGAGCGAACGGTCCTCGCCCTGGCCGAAGGACTCGGCCTCGCCGACGGACTCGGCGCCCCGGGGACCCTCGCGTCGGCGCCGACCGCCACCGACCAGGCCGCGACCCCCGCCACGGCCACCCGCCACAGTGAAGCCGGCGCCGTCGAGCCGGGTCTCCGCGACCGCGATGAGGCGGGCGGCGCCGCGACCCGCCCCGCGACCAGTGCCGCCGGCGGACCGGGCCCACACGTGTCGGACGGGGAGGCGGCGATCGTGGAGCCTCTGCGCCCCGTCCGGCACGCGGCGCTCACCCTCCTGTGGCGGCTGGCCTCCGAACCGGAGCGCCGCCGGGCCCTGCTCGCCCGCCTCGATCCGCACGACCTCCCCTCCGGTGTGGTGGCCGACCTGGGCGCGCCCGATCCGGCGGAGCTGGCCGTCCTGGCCGCCCGACTCGACCCCCGCGATCCGGCGGCCTCGCTCTGCACCGTCGCCGCGCACGGCGACGCCACGGATCCGGGCGTCCTGTCCGACCTGTTGCTGCGGGTGGCGAGCGACATCGCGACGGCCAGGGAGCCCGACGGCGGCCCCTGGCCTTCTGACGGCTGCGGCACCGGCGAGGAACCCACCGTGCCCCAGGACGTCGTCAACGCACTGTGCGGCCTCGGCCGCCGACTCCACGCGCGGGGCCGGATCAGGCCGGTCTGCCTGCTGGACGCGGCCGACGGCCGGGCCGCGGGCCGGGCGTTCACCGCGAGCCTGGCGCTGGACCTGCTGGAGCGCCCAGACCTCGCCGACGGCGAACGCGTCGTGCTCCTCGAACTCCTGTCGCGCGTGCCCTTCCCGGGGACCCGCGCACGCGTGCACCGGTCGCTGCGCCACCGCGACCCGCACGTGCGCAAGCACGCGATCGCACTGGTGGCCGGGGACCCCGCGGACGGAGCCGACGACGCGGCCGACGGCGCCCGTGCCCTGTCCGCCTCGCTCGTGGCGCTGACCGCCGCCGCCGACATCCAGACCGTCCGGCAGGCCGTGGCCGCCCTGGGCCGGGCCCGGGCACGCTGGGCGAGCGGGGCGATCGCCGCCTGCCTGGACCACGCGAACATGAACATCCGCAGGACCGCCGCCCGGGCCCTGGTCGAGGCGGGCAGCCCCGGAGCCGTTCCCCCGATCCTGCGCCATCTGGGACGCTCCGACCATCCGGGTCTGCGCGCGGAGCTGGTCCGAGCGCTGGACGCCGTCCTCGGCGACACCCGGACCGCGACCGTGCTCGCCGCCGCCGAAAGCGCGACAGGGCGGGCACGACGCCGGCTGCTGCTGAGCCTCGACGGCCTCCTCCCGGTGCACACGTGCGCGGCGCTGGCCGAGCAGGGGTCGCCGACGGCCGGGGACCTGCTCGTCCTGGTCGACTCGGGCGAGGTCGGCCTGGCCGACGGCGTACCCGGCGACCTGGCCGAGGCGTTGTCCGCGCACGGGATCGACCCGACCGCGGGCGGTCCCGTGCGCGGCGGTTCCACGGACGAAGCGGCGGCCGCCGATGCCGATGCCGAGGCGTTGCTGCGCCGGGGGTGGGACACCGCGGTCGCCCTGCGGCTGGCGGCCCGGCCGGAGCCGCCCGGGGCCGAGCGGCTCCAACGGCTCCGTCCCCGCTTCCCCGACCTGTTGCGCCTCGCGGACGCCGGACCGACGGCGCGCGTGCTCCGGCTGGCGCTGCTGACGTGTCCGGCGCCGAGGTCGGCACAGGAGCAGCGGCTCCTGGCACGGCACGCGACCACGCTGGTGGCCGGGCTCGCCGACCTGGCGACCGCACCCGGTGGTTCCCTGTCGGCGGCGGCCGAGGCGTCGTCCGAACCGGGCGGACCCGACGCGGCGCTGGTCGACGACCTGGTCGAGGCGCTGGAGGACGCGGCGCCGACACTGGCCGCGGACGAGGCCCTGTCGGTGGTGGAACGACTGCGCGACCTGCCCCCCGCCGCCGTCGACGGCCGCCGAGCGCTGCGGTCGCTCCGGTTCCTGGGCGCGGTGCCGGTGCGGTCCGATCTGGACCGCGCCCTGGCCACCGCCGGGTCGGGCCCCGACCCCTGGTGGGCCGAGGCCGCCGTCCTGCGCGAGGCGTTCGGGCTCGACGAGGACGGTGAGGGGACCGGTACCGCCCGCTCGCACGGGACCGAGGGCGACGCCTGGCTCCGCGCGTTCGCGATCGCGGCGCGCTCGCCCGCCGGTCTGACGGAGTTCCGACGAACGGACACCAACGGGTTCGGTGGTGCCCGAGTGGGCACTGGCACCCGTGCGACCCAGGTAGGCGACGGGACCCGTGGGACCCGGGCGGGCGACGGATTCGATGCTCGCGGGCGTCTGGCCGCCCTCGTCGAGGCCTACCCGGGCGCCGAACCACCCGTACGCCCCCTGCTCCTGGACTGGATGTGCGACCTGCAGCCACTCGGCGCCCCGCCGTGGACCATCGGCGAGAACGCCCGCGCGAGCACGGCACCCTCGCGGACCGTGCACGACGACGACCTCGACCAGCCCCCGTCCACCGCCCTGCGCGAGCGACTGCTGGTCCTGCTCCGCGCACCTGAACAGGACCGCCGTGACGCCGCCGCCCAACGGCTGCTGAACTGGCCCGAACCACGGGTGCGCCGCACCGTCCTGGACGCCTACCTGCGCGGCGACCTCTCCATCCCACTCGGCATCCGCCTGTCCGACACCCTGACCCGCGCCCTGGCCACAGCGGACCCCTCGGTGTGGCGGGCGGAGGATCTGCGCCCCGAACGCCTGCTCGACGTCGCGGACCACGTGAGACCGCAGGCGCTCACGCCCCTGGTCCCCCTCCTCCTGGAGTGGTGGGCGCACGGCGCCGGCGGCCTGCGTCCCGACGCCGCGTGCCTCCTGCGCCGGGTCCCCGATGAGGTCCTCGCGCCACACCTGCGCGCACGCGTCGAGTCCGGTGACCACGGATGGCTCGACCTGCTCAGGCGCCGCCCGCTTCTGCGCACCGCCTGGCTCACCCGAGCCGTCGCCCGGCTGCGCGCCCAGGGACACGACGACCTCGCCGACGACCTCGTCCTCGTCGACGGTCCGCTGCGCCCGCCCGGGACCGCCGCGCGAGACGCCGCCGCCGTCCTGCGCGGCCTGCGCGAACGCCGTCCGCCCGCGACCGGGCGGGACGGTCGCGGGCCCTCCCGGGCGGACCTCTTCCGCCTCGCCCGGACCAGCGACCCCGAGCGGGTGCGCCGGGCTCTGCGGCGGCTGGTCGAGACCCGTCCCGGCCCCGGCCCGGACACCGACCCCGCGCTGGTCGACCTGCTCACCGACCTCCTGGAGCAGCCGCGGCCCAAGATCCGCCTGTACGCGCACCGGGCCGCCCGGGAACTCCTGGACCGCGAGACCCACCTGCGCCTGACCGTGCTGCTGCTCGACGACCCGCGGCCGGACGTGGTGCGGACGGCCGTGCGCGTCCTGTGCCGCGCCCGGTGGAAGGCCGCGGTCCCCGACGTGGTCGGCCTGCTCGCCCACCCCCACACCATGGTCCGCGCCGCCGCCGCGGACGGGCTCGCCGAGCTGGGTCCGATGGCCGTCCCCGCGCTCAGGTACGCCGCCGACCACGCCCGGCCCGACCGGCGCGGCCTCTACGCGGGGGTCCTCGCCCGGATCGACTCCGACCACGCCTGA
- a CDS encoding glycoside hydrolase family 16 protein, whose protein sequence is MQHRRSHPARRVPVLVAAGAVAATAALTLTALTVPRGGAGPASSDNADLTAASGALVWSDEFDGPAGAAPDPANWNHETGDHGWGNGELQNYTDSRENSALDGNGNLVITARQEADGGYTSARLTTQDKVEQAYGRFEARIRIPTGQGVWPAFWMLGDNFPETPWPDSGEIDIMENVGHEPGTVHGTVHGPGYSGANGIGASYGHPRGGAFTDDFHVYAVEWTPDSITWSVDDVPFNTLTPADLGGRTWVYDHAFFMILNVAVGGAWPGYPDETTRFPQQMVVDYVRIYDL, encoded by the coding sequence GTGCAGCACCGAAGAAGCCACCCCGCCCGCCGCGTCCCCGTCCTCGTCGCCGCCGGAGCCGTGGCGGCCACCGCGGCACTGACCCTGACCGCCCTCACCGTCCCGCGCGGCGGCGCCGGGCCCGCCTCCTCCGACAACGCCGACCTGACCGCCGCGTCCGGTGCGCTCGTCTGGTCCGACGAGTTCGACGGACCGGCCGGCGCCGCGCCCGACCCCGCGAACTGGAACCACGAGACCGGTGACCACGGCTGGGGCAACGGCGAACTGCAGAACTACACCGACAGCCGCGAGAACTCCGCCCTGGACGGCAACGGCAACCTCGTCATCACCGCCCGCCAGGAGGCCGACGGCGGCTACACCTCGGCGCGGCTGACCACGCAGGACAAGGTCGAGCAGGCCTACGGCCGCTTCGAGGCCCGGATCAGGATCCCCACCGGCCAGGGGGTGTGGCCCGCGTTCTGGATGCTGGGCGACAACTTCCCGGAGACCCCGTGGCCCGACTCCGGCGAGATCGACATCATGGAGAACGTCGGACACGAGCCGGGGACCGTCCACGGCACCGTGCACGGGCCGGGCTACTCCGGCGCGAACGGGATCGGCGCCTCCTACGGCCACCCGCGGGGCGGCGCGTTCACCGACGACTTCCACGTCTACGCCGTCGAGTGGACGCCGGACTCCATCACCTGGTCCGTCGACGACGTGCCGTTCAACACGCTCACCCCGGCCGACCTGGGCGGGAGGACATGGGTGTACGACCATGCGTTCTTCATGATCCTCAACGTCGCCGTCGGCGGCGCGTGGCCGGGCTACCCGGACGAGACGACGCGGTTCCCCCAGCAGATGGTGGTGGACTACGTGCGGATCTACGACCTCTGA